CTTGGTTACCGTAATTCTAAATTATCCATTTGTAAAAATAAGAACAGTAAAGCACAACCCTGCAAATCAAAGAAGTGTTAAAAAAGTCACCACacaattaaatattttaattaaatatttttacatttaaacacaattaaacaaaatagttttttttttcttttttgctcccAATATGGGGGTCtgcaaaatatttttcaaaagaggaaaagaaaaggTCAGCTCACTGGTGTTTGAGTGGTAACGCCGTCATAGAGATTCCTGAGCACGGACCACCTGGGTAGGTAATTATCCAGCTCCAGTTCAACTCCATATATAGATAAAAATTAAGTTTAAATAAGTTTTCTTGATGGTCCAACAGGTTGAGTAAAAACTGAGGCAGAGGTAAGTGGGTGGAGCCTATGCATTTTGGTGATTAATGTTATTTATACTGACCAACCCTGACCTTAGACGTCATATCTGAATGGAGCACAAGACTGCCAGGAATTGTCACATGCAGATTGTACATGATATTTGCACTTCTGGTCCGGATTGAAAGTAGTAAAGACCAGGAGATACCTCTAGACCTGCAGTGGCCTTTAAgagtggggttttttttcaatgtttttatcaAAATCTGCTACATTACATTACAGAAAACAATAAATGCATTGGATAATGAAGATTAAATCTTACACTCAATAACCCATGTACTGTTTTCTTGCAGCATATTTTGCCAACCTGGTAGGAAAATCCAGACTAAAGCACAAAGTGATACCTCCAGCTGTCACAGGACACCCAGAATTTGATAGAACCTTCAGAGCACAGTATGTAATAGAAAGAAAACATATACTATGCTTCAGCTCTATGTAAAATAAATTGGTACACAATAATGAAACAGGGGCTGTTGTTATTTTTTGGTATAATGTCTAAAAGTAAATGACTTCCCTACCCTGTTAGTGGAAACATTTGAATATTTTGTACATCTTctgaatttaaagggatattccagtaaATATACCTAACTTCTTATACATTAGATGTGAAATAACTGTCTAATCAGTGTAGTCTGACATATGGGCCCCTATGAGAATTAGAGTGGCCATCCTCTGTCTAAAGTAGGTGCAAGTTGAGTGTGTGAACTACTACCTCATTCATACTATATAGGATGACCAAGCAAAGTACTACCCATGGACTGCTCACTCACAACTAGTCACACAACTCTGGGTTCAGAATGGCTTCATATAGAATCTCCTCTTTTATGCTGAATCTCAGTGTTTTACCTATAATAAACTCAACTTCCAAGTCAAGTGTAAATGAACAAAGAATAGTCACATTTTGCTTGAAATTAGTCACTTTTACCCCCTTcctgacatgtgatgtaatagtacatcacatgttGGTGGGGGGGCGGTGAttggtcttccgaagaccagaggctgtctcattttaaccctttcattccaatgtactgtagtatgggagtagatggtaggatcgatcagacagggTCAATGTAgggtcaaagtaccctagggggtctgaaaaatagtaaaaataaaaaaagtaaaaaaaaactataataaaaaaaaccctaaaaccaTCAATTGGGAATTCAATTTATTAAAGGGAGATTCTGAGATTTTTATATGAATGACCAATCCTAAGGATCATCTGAGGTAATTATCATTTGGGAGTCAAATAACAAAAACAATATAACTCGCACAAACCCTTTCAATTTGGACTGATTAAATGtatgcatggtaccaccaggtcgttctacagggtgacttgtccgcagtagcagccaaggtcgaggtacagaaatggcaagcaatctcgtagtcagggacaggcaggaggtcaggacgggcagcacaggttcaaagTCAGAGctaagtcagaaacggaactggggtcacaagaAAAATTCTCAGAAGAAGCACAAGGcataaacacagctttctctagggctcttggcacaaagatccggcagggtatgatgggagaggcaggtttaaatagccttatgggaaaatggccagccCCAATTGATGGTTAAATTTCCCAAGGCTGCCATGCACGCCCCCTAGGACACTGGGACgtgcgcacacggagcgaggccgggactcggaaGCGGGGATAGGTGAGAAGTGCTTGCGCTGCGCCTGCAGGGAGCTTTTAACAAAGAAGTCTTTGTGAAAACCTTCCTTAGGTCATAAATAttaacatcactatatactgtctaTATTATTTAGAATTATAAACCATTCACCCTCGGTATGTCACAAGTCATAACAAAAATCATGTTGAATTTATAAACAGTTAAAGGATAAAAAAAAGGTTCAATGATCCAAGGTTTAAAGCTGGGTTCACATCTCGTTTTTTGTACACACTCAGCGTATACGTCAGGAGAGCTCCCTACGTATACGCTGAATGTTACCATACACATTAATATATGCTGGCAGAGTCAATACATTGTTGAGCAGGAGGGAAGGGGGATCCAGTCACCATCCatgtaaggacagtgacatcactgaggaaaCGCCCCGTACACCATTGTGCACTCTTCACCcatattcggggggggggggggggattccctGGGCGACATAGCCCACTGAATAAGCATACACTGGGATACGTCTATGCCACAGGTTCTCAGGAcatgtcaaccccccccccccccccaaggtgtcCTTACAACTTATGGCACAAAACTTGAGGTGAAACCAGCCTAACATGCCTAAATTTAACACCATTTACACGAATGTGCCAGTATGCCAGACTTTTTGGCATGTTATACTGTTTAAATAAGCATCTTACActgtaggggaagatttatcataagtatcAGAGAGGAAAACTGTTGTAGTTCCCACAgcattttataaaatgaaaactgaactctgattggttgccataagcttAAACGAGAACAGTTTTGCCCTAAGACAATTTTAATAAATCAGCTGTGAGTTAAATCTGAAACGGTTTAAGAATGTGAAGTCTAACTTTGCACTCTCTAGCTTTAAGATAATACCAGCATCTCTGCACCAATGATTGTAGAGGTATTGGTGATATTATTTTGACTCAACTGTCAACTACTAGTAGTATTCATCTACTGTATGATACTATATAGGTAATCCCTACTGGGCCAACATATGGCTCCATAACAagtttttataagttttttcAAACTGGAGGATCTAGTAATCTAGTAATGTGATGTGTTATTGTATAGTAGTATAAACTGCACAAGTGAATGAAATAACTGTGTGGTAAAACACAGCTACTATATAGGAAAGTGCTGCATTGGTTTTCTTCTAAAAATGTACATTCTGTCTGAATAGTAACTATATTCTGTCATCTTTGCAGGCAAAATTGCATTGAATTTTATGCTGTATTTTTGGTCGATCTGTGGGCTGCAGGCTGTTTTTTTAATCAAGGTAATGTCTTTAACAAGAAAAACATCAATTATAAACAATCCTTTCaaaatattatttgtgtaatattGTTATTATAATATCCACACTCTTCTTCTTAATACTTATTACCATATATGACTCCAATAATTCTGACTATTATTTCATAGACCAATCTATATAGTTGTAGTAAACTCAGAACATCCTCCACAATATGTCAATTAATTCCTAAAAACTAAATCgatgaatttaattaaaaaaatgttttgaagcTGATATAAGACATTTGACTTTTGTTTCAGAACTTGCCTCACTTTTTGGCTTAGTATACATCTATGGACGTCACCTTTACTTTTATGGATATATCCAATCCGTTAAGGGCCGGTAAGTTGTTTTCAAATAATTGTTAATATGGAAATAAACAAGAGAGGATCCagagtaataaataaaaaatgccaTGCCAAGAGTTGGACAATCACTGATTTCACAGGAAGATATGATCCATCATAGAGATTAAAACTGTaactggaagggggggggggggggagacaacaTATCCTGGATAGGCTAAATTCACATCTTGTTGTATCTCTGCATTGTAAGGATACATCAGGAGATAACACCAAGAACATACATTCAGCAGACGTCAGGAATGGATACCATATAGTAGCATCCAATCCTTATATCCTCTATAATGGCATCCACTGagcatatactgccccctgcagcTGGAAGCAGAATGGAAAAAACGCAGCTACATTTACAGACTGTGACGTATACTGAGCAGAAGGAGGCATAAAAGAAtgctcagtgtgtgtgtgtgtgtatatatacactcaccggccactttattaggtacaccatgctagtaacgggttggacccccttttgccttcagaactgcctcaattcttcgtggcatagatt
The DNA window shown above is from Engystomops pustulosus chromosome 1, aEngPut4.maternal, whole genome shotgun sequence and carries:
- the LOC140074400 gene encoding microsomal glutathione S-transferase 2-like — its product is MASDIVLLAAVSVLSACQQAYFANLVGKSRLKHKVIPPAVTGHPEFDRTFRAQQNCIEFYAVFLVDLWAAGCFFNQELASLFGLVYIYGRHLYFYGYIQSVKGRLKGFSVSKLALILLLVMSLLGITNSILDKYIHLNLLTKIRHIVLG